The Candidatus Hinthialibacter antarcticus genome contains a region encoding:
- a CDS encoding response regulator yields the protein MQDSQNQTYKALIADDDASFRFLVKKTLSQSGFELIEASDGEEAVELLYEHPVDILLLDISMPKLDGLATCRKIRDAEDGTRIPIVIITGVDDVEAIKDSFRAGATDFIAKPINWLIFAERMRFIIRANQEQLAFLHDDETQDDLLNQISGLPDDIQFSEPVDKHVLWNLHLLERETGSEFISQLVKSYLNELPGMLKQIDDAFNNRHKKTLHEIVIRVKTKSEILGAKLMVAVAREVEHSILSGRFQYDQTIPERFQQAFDLTKSTLLQTAQDLISGKEGEPVDLD from the coding sequence ATGCAAGATAGCCAAAACCAGACATACAAAGCCTTGATTGCCGACGATGATGCAAGTTTTCGTTTTCTCGTCAAGAAAACTCTTAGCCAATCCGGGTTTGAATTGATTGAAGCCAGCGACGGAGAAGAGGCCGTCGAACTGCTCTATGAGCATCCCGTTGATATCCTGTTGCTTGACATTTCAATGCCCAAACTGGACGGCCTGGCAACCTGCCGTAAAATTCGCGACGCTGAGGACGGGACCCGAATCCCGATTGTCATCATCACAGGCGTTGACGATGTAGAAGCAATCAAAGATTCGTTTCGTGCAGGCGCGACAGATTTTATTGCGAAGCCCATTAACTGGCTGATTTTTGCCGAACGCATGCGTTTTATCATTCGCGCCAATCAAGAGCAACTGGCGTTTTTACATGATGACGAAACGCAAGATGACCTGTTAAACCAAATTTCAGGGCTGCCTGACGATATTCAATTTTCTGAACCAGTCGATAAACACGTCTTATGGAACCTGCACCTGCTTGAGAGAGAAACGGGATCGGAATTTATCTCTCAGCTGGTCAAATCATACTTGAATGAACTCCCAGGCATGTTGAAACAAATCGACGACGCTTTCAACAACCGCCACAAAAAAACCTTGCACGAAATCGTTATTCGCGTCAAAACAAAAAGTGAAATCCTCGGCGCCAAGTTAATGGTTGCCGTCGCTCGTGAAGTAGAGCATTCGATTCTCAGCGGACGCTTTCAATACGATCAAACAATACCAGAACGCTTTCAACAAGCGTTTGATTTGACCAAATCAACTCTACTGCAAACAGCGCAAGACCTTATTTCTGGAAAAGAGGGCGAACCTGTCGATTTGGATTAA
- a CDS encoding type VI secretion system tube protein Hcp has protein sequence MKRTPRFWKTLSAMVFGAALCLCASFDANAAAYIKFDGIDGESVDVKHEKWINILSFEHAIRYDRDQGDANPTRRGKTSLSDLTCVKELDKSSPKLAESILTNKVFPEVKIEVTKRGAGGENQAVYLTYELKNVIVTSYQFQASGDGDEPPVEVFSLNFEEIKVTYKVFDATGGANESVEYNWKVEEGVS, from the coding sequence ATGAAGAGAACACCCAGATTTTGGAAGACGCTGAGCGCTATGGTTTTTGGCGCGGCACTCTGCTTGTGCGCCAGTTTTGACGCAAACGCAGCCGCTTATATCAAGTTTGATGGCATCGATGGCGAGTCGGTTGATGTGAAGCACGAGAAATGGATCAACATTCTCAGCTTTGAACATGCAATTCGATATGATCGAGACCAAGGAGACGCCAATCCAACGCGTCGCGGCAAGACTTCATTAAGTGATCTTACCTGTGTGAAAGAACTCGATAAATCGAGTCCGAAATTGGCCGAGAGCATACTCACGAACAAAGTCTTTCCCGAAGTGAAAATCGAAGTGACCAAACGCGGCGCAGGCGGCGAAAATCAGGCAGTCTATTTAACCTACGAACTGAAAAATGTAATCGTCACCAGTTATCAGTTCCAAGCGTCTGGCGACGGCGATGAACCTCCGGTTGAAGTCTTTTCTCTCAACTTCGAAGAGATCAAAGTGACCTACAAGGTCTTTGATGCGACTGGCGGCGCCAATGAAAGCGTCGAATATAATTGGAAAGTAGAAGAAGGCGTATCCTAA
- a CDS encoding type VI secretion system tube protein Hcp produces the protein MLRNRTVLLLLGLAPLFLLTSSTAHGAAYIKFDGVDGECQDANHKGWSDILSVEHLIQHVQIATSGRTLAQHFDLTFTKELDKASPKLAEACLRGNKIKRVLIEFQSNIDNPFIWERIVLDNVLVSRYEIQTSDEIPQESFSLNYEKIHWRYVPINANGSGEAPVTFGWDQIANVPFDPEQAEPTPTPTVNPVEPTPTPVTNPVEPTPTPIVGPIDPTPTPPTQGSVTIGGDLLNLYEDEFRQKAVIVRELNLSQDPPGMSDLFSEQFYSMASLPGGGVITNVKKRNLQGFDNAEIPDDADLLVRITPEGEMLPFAQIKSPDVLLDGEPIQDGESKFLNLSFNGKDEISVLIRVNGKNNRSNSPYAAVVLLKIVGPFDAASVGSFRVY, from the coding sequence ATGTTACGAAACCGAACGGTTTTGCTGCTCCTGGGTCTGGCGCCTCTGTTTTTGTTGACGAGCTCGACTGCTCATGGAGCAGCGTATATCAAGTTTGACGGCGTTGACGGCGAGTGCCAAGACGCGAACCACAAAGGGTGGAGCGATATCCTCTCCGTCGAACACTTAATTCAGCATGTACAAATTGCGACGAGCGGACGGACGCTTGCGCAACATTTCGATCTGACGTTTACAAAAGAATTAGACAAAGCCAGTCCAAAACTGGCGGAAGCGTGTCTTAGAGGCAACAAGATCAAACGTGTTTTGATTGAGTTCCAATCGAACATTGATAATCCATTCATTTGGGAACGAATTGTTTTAGACAATGTTTTGGTCTCTCGTTATGAAATTCAAACGTCAGACGAAATTCCACAGGAAAGTTTTTCATTAAACTATGAAAAGATTCATTGGCGATATGTTCCAATCAATGCAAATGGAAGCGGAGAGGCGCCGGTGACATTCGGCTGGGACCAGATCGCGAATGTCCCCTTTGACCCGGAACAGGCCGAACCAACGCCAACCCCGACTGTGAATCCAGTCGAACCAACGCCAACGCCGGTTACAAACCCGGTTGAACCAACGCCGACGCCAATTGTTGGGCCTATTGACCCAACGCCCACGCCGCCGACGCAAGGCAGCGTGACCATTGGCGGCGACTTGCTCAATCTCTATGAAGACGAGTTTCGACAAAAGGCCGTTATCGTACGCGAGTTGAATTTGTCGCAAGACCCGCCGGGTATGTCGGACTTATTCAGCGAGCAATTTTATTCGATGGCTTCCTTGCCGGGCGGCGGCGTGATTACCAACGTGAAAAAACGCAACCTTCAAGGATTCGACAACGCCGAAATTCCTGACGACGCCGATCTGTTGGTGCGAATCACGCCGGAAGGCGAGATGCTGCCGTTTGCGCAAATCAAATCGCCGGACGTTCTGCTTGACGGCGAGCCGATTCAAGACGGTGAATCCAAATTTTTGAATCTATCGTTTAATGGAAAAGATGAAATCAGCGTACTCATCCGCGTAAATGGTAAAAACAATCGAAGCAATAGTCCTTATGCAGCCGTTGTGTTATTAAAAATCGTTGGGCCGTTTGACGCAGCCAGCGTCGGTTCGTTCCGCGTATATTAA
- a CDS encoding DUF1080 domain-containing protein — protein MRFVLTITIVIAFSLISASSDAQTNRPTLPDPVKQTLQTQMKENFKQALTQKTTFQGKDAYYVRISRPQKKTKHVIIATDGSMLDQWISGQIRLRNGRLMRDDDPYSIRTVHTADIGDPKQPVSHVFQQFFKMSDVGGTALSFDLYGFEDNGAKLNADAVKRVQFIIGQLGNYWTGGVCRVLGPNAPQSAQGRKQAVQTAAKTFANEPSIAFWIDGPDAETLGKEFKRLAPEICVIAPGGDLDLVYVPPKESPKKTILVAGKMIETRSNVQYILAGSERDFAALEAVNKFPAESMTLKPSTNGLTKKEIEEGFVSLFDGKTLNGWSVTGGNEDGFVAKGNAIEWVETGAGALQSNKRYGDFIIRLEYRIEKNGNSGLQLRTPRNNRASRIGFEFQMLGDHGQEPNKNSTGSIYDVIPPLKNASKPSPEWNQVEITMDGPKIKAFLNGELVQDLSFDDYDELKYRLRKGFIRLTDHNNYVAFRNIRIKEL, from the coding sequence ATGCGTTTTGTTTTAACCATTACCATTGTGATTGCATTTAGTCTAATCTCAGCCTCGTCCGACGCTCAAACCAACCGGCCTACGCTTCCCGACCCCGTCAAGCAAACGCTGCAAACCCAGATGAAAGAGAATTTCAAACAGGCGTTAACTCAAAAAACAACATTTCAAGGCAAAGACGCTTACTATGTGCGAATTTCTCGTCCACAAAAGAAAACCAAGCATGTAATAATCGCAACCGACGGTTCGATGCTCGATCAATGGATCAGCGGTCAAATCCGCTTGCGCAATGGGCGCTTGATGCGGGATGACGATCCCTATTCGATCCGCACCGTGCATACCGCTGATATCGGAGACCCCAAACAACCCGTCTCGCATGTCTTTCAGCAATTTTTCAAAATGTCAGACGTTGGCGGCACCGCGCTTTCATTCGACTTATATGGTTTTGAAGACAATGGCGCAAAACTCAACGCCGACGCCGTCAAACGCGTTCAATTTATCATCGGTCAATTGGGCAATTACTGGACGGGCGGCGTCTGTCGCGTGTTAGGCCCTAACGCGCCCCAATCAGCGCAAGGCCGAAAACAGGCCGTTCAAACCGCTGCGAAAACATTTGCGAATGAGCCGTCCATCGCCTTTTGGATCGACGGCCCCGACGCCGAAACGCTGGGCAAAGAGTTCAAGCGCCTCGCGCCGGAAATCTGCGTCATCGCGCCCGGCGGCGACCTTGATCTCGTCTACGTTCCGCCAAAAGAGTCTCCCAAGAAAACAATATTGGTCGCAGGCAAAATGATCGAAACACGAAGCAATGTCCAATATATTTTGGCTGGCAGCGAACGCGACTTCGCCGCATTGGAAGCCGTCAATAAGTTCCCTGCGGAGTCGATGACCTTAAAACCGTCTACCAATGGGCTAACTAAAAAAGAAATCGAAGAAGGCTTCGTCTCTCTCTTTGACGGCAAGACGCTCAACGGTTGGTCAGTCACAGGCGGCAATGAAGACGGCTTTGTCGCGAAAGGCAACGCCATCGAATGGGTCGAAACCGGCGCGGGCGCTCTGCAAAGCAACAAGCGCTACGGCGATTTTATCATTCGTTTGGAATACCGCATCGAGAAAAACGGCAACAGCGGGCTGCAACTCAGAACGCCGCGCAACAACCGCGCCTCACGCATCGGCTTTGAATTTCAGATGCTCGGCGACCACGGTCAGGAACCCAACAAAAACAGTACCGGCTCCATCTATGACGTGATTCCTCCATTAAAGAACGCCTCAAAGCCGTCGCCCGAATGGAACCAAGTTGAAATCACGATGGACGGCCCGAAGATCAAAGCCTTCTTAAATGGGGAGTTAGTTCAAGACCTGAGTTTTGATGATTATGACGAACTAAAGTATCGCTTGCGCAAAGGCTTTATTCGCTTGACGGACCATAACAACTATGTTGCGTTTCGTAATATCCGCATCAAAGAGTTGTAA
- a CDS encoding rubrerythrin family protein: MGTNENLADAFAGESQANRRYLAFSQKADSDGFPQVAKLFRAAADAETIHAHAHLRAMDGVKDTLANLKEAVEGERYEFQEMYPGFLAAAKEEGNKRAAIGFGHALEAEEIHHNLYKQALEAVEAGKDLASMSIFLCPVCGNLELGEAPDKCPICNAPKAKFVEAA, from the coding sequence ATGGGAACCAATGAAAATCTAGCCGATGCTTTTGCAGGAGAAAGCCAAGCCAACCGCCGTTATCTCGCCTTTTCTCAAAAAGCCGACAGCGACGGATTCCCCCAAGTCGCCAAACTGTTTCGCGCCGCCGCAGATGCGGAAACCATCCACGCTCATGCGCACCTTCGCGCCATGGACGGCGTTAAAGACACCCTCGCCAATTTGAAAGAAGCCGTCGAAGGCGAGCGTTATGAGTTTCAGGAAATGTATCCAGGATTTCTTGCAGCCGCCAAAGAAGAAGGCAACAAACGCGCCGCGATCGGCTTTGGCCATGCGCTAGAGGCGGAAGAAATTCATCACAATTTATACAAACAAGCGCTCGAAGCCGTCGAAGCAGGAAAAGACCTGGCTTCCATGTCGATCTTCCTCTGCCCGGTGTGCGGCAATCTTGAATTAGGCGAAGCGCCCGACAAATGCCCAATCTGCAACGCGCCGAAAGCCAAGTTCGTCGAAGCGGCCTAG
- a CDS encoding arylsulfatase has product MNPISRRKFVKNASAAGLGSAALSLASCAGIERRVTSTESTKRPNIILIMGDDMGFSDLGCYGSEIHTPNLDRLAGKGVRFTQFYNTARCCPTRASLLSGLYSHQAGVGHMMTDRNLPGYRGNLNRNCVTIAEALKGAGYSTYMSGKWHVTPNIKPDGSRDNWPRQRGFDRFFGTIHGAGSFFDPNTLTLDNNFIAPWDGFYYTDAISDYASHFIENHREDNPFFMYVSYTAAHWPMHAKPEDIAKYKGRYDAGWDALRKERHERMVKLGLIDPKWEMTPRDEGVPAWEDEPMKEWHARRMEVYAAMVDCMDQGIGRIIDTLEANGELDNTLVFFLQDNGGCAEEYGSGSAEKPDPSEPVMLKPMALGELQTDMQPKVTRDGRPVRTGKGVMPGAADTYIAYGKGWANASNTPFRLYKHWEHEGGISTPLIVHWPDRVTDHGALREQPGHLIDIMATCVDVANAEYPTEYNGNPITPMEGLSLLPAFDGQPLEREAIYWEHEGNRAVRVGDWKLVARVKRNLQVTPEDQDAWELYDLSTDRTEMHNLIDVYPGRAARMKQMWDAWAKRANVLPWPWEKA; this is encoded by the coding sequence ATGAATCCCATTTCAAGACGGAAGTTTGTGAAAAACGCCAGCGCTGCCGGGCTTGGCTCTGCGGCTTTATCTCTCGCAAGTTGCGCGGGTATAGAACGGCGGGTGACATCGACCGAATCGACCAAGCGCCCCAATATCATTCTCATTATGGGGGATGATATGGGATTCTCTGATCTGGGATGTTACGGCAGCGAAATCCACACGCCGAATCTCGATCGCCTGGCAGGCAAGGGCGTTCGCTTTACGCAGTTTTACAATACCGCTCGGTGCTGCCCGACGCGGGCAAGTTTGCTCTCGGGATTGTATTCTCATCAGGCGGGCGTCGGGCACATGATGACCGACCGTAACCTGCCGGGCTATCGCGGAAACTTGAACCGGAATTGCGTCACCATCGCGGAAGCGCTCAAAGGCGCCGGGTATTCAACATATATGTCAGGCAAATGGCACGTCACGCCCAATATTAAACCTGATGGTTCGCGCGACAACTGGCCGCGTCAACGCGGCTTCGACCGCTTTTTTGGAACCATTCACGGCGCGGGCAGTTTTTTTGATCCGAATACGCTCACGCTCGACAATAACTTTATCGCTCCGTGGGACGGCTTTTATTATACCGATGCGATTAGCGACTACGCTTCGCACTTCATTGAAAACCACCGCGAAGACAATCCCTTTTTCATGTATGTCTCTTACACCGCCGCGCACTGGCCTATGCACGCCAAGCCGGAGGACATCGCCAAATACAAAGGCCGCTATGACGCCGGATGGGACGCATTGCGAAAAGAGCGCCATGAACGCATGGTCAAATTGGGGCTGATTGATCCAAAATGGGAAATGACGCCGCGCGATGAAGGCGTTCCCGCCTGGGAAGACGAACCCATGAAAGAATGGCATGCGCGCCGCATGGAAGTTTACGCCGCCATGGTTGATTGTATGGACCAGGGAATCGGACGCATCATTGATACGCTCGAAGCCAATGGCGAACTCGACAACACGCTGGTCTTTTTCTTGCAAGATAACGGCGGATGCGCCGAAGAATATGGCAGCGGGAGCGCAGAAAAACCTGATCCATCCGAACCGGTCATGTTGAAGCCGATGGCGCTAGGGGAATTGCAAACTGACATGCAGCCCAAGGTGACGCGTGACGGGCGTCCCGTGCGGACGGGAAAAGGCGTCATGCCCGGCGCGGCTGACACCTATATCGCTTATGGAAAAGGCTGGGCCAACGCCAGCAACACGCCGTTTCGTCTATATAAACATTGGGAACATGAAGGCGGCATTTCAACCCCGCTGATCGTCCATTGGCCGGATCGCGTGACCGATCACGGCGCGCTACGCGAGCAGCCGGGGCATCTCATTGACATCATGGCGACCTGCGTTGACGTTGCCAATGCGGAATACCCAACGGAATACAACGGCAATCCAATTACGCCGATGGAAGGCCTCAGCCTGCTGCCCGCGTTTGACGGTCAGCCTCTCGAGCGCGAAGCCATCTATTGGGAGCACGAAGGCAACCGCGCTGTCCGCGTTGGCGACTGGAAACTGGTCGCGCGGGTAAAACGCAACCTTCAAGTAACTCCTGAAGATCAAGACGCCTGGGAACTCTATGACCTCTCAACCGACCGGACGGAAATGCACAACCTGATCGACGTTTATCCCGGACGCGCCGCCAGAATGAAGCAGATGTGGGACGCCTGGGCCAAACGGGCGAATGTTTTACCTTGGCCTTGGGAAAAGGCGTAA
- a CDS encoding rhamnulokinase family protein: MADKCYLGVDLGAESGRVMAGLFDGKTIRLEEMHRFSNGATSLGGSLRWNVLNLWSDIKRGLAVAAERYGDGIASVGVDTWGVDYVLLSKTNEILGQPFHYRDDRNIGMMEYAFSKVSREDIFAATGVQFIVFNTLYQLIATQKQHPELLDAADALLMMPDFFHWCLSGERSSEFTEATTSQCLDAATGDWSFDLLNKFDIPTNIFQPAVSPGTKIGALRDDLAAETGLKRIDVVAPASHDTGSAVAAVPTRNTGKPNWAYISSGTWSLVGVEVKPAILSPDVLKENFTNEGGVDGTYRLLKNIMGLWLVQQCKRAFERRGENYDYAQLAQMASKAPAFRSIVNPDDPRFLNPSDMTEAIQTVCKESGQPEPETPGQFVRCALESLALKYDVVIQTAERLTGQSVEVIHIVGGGCQNQLLNQLTANACGKPVVTGPIEATVLGNLLVQARASGDLGSLQDIRDVVRASSEMVDYEPTQSEAWTHAKERFQALLSNA; the protein is encoded by the coding sequence ATGGCAGACAAATGTTATTTAGGCGTAGATTTAGGAGCAGAAAGCGGGCGCGTGATGGCGGGCCTGTTTGACGGAAAAACGATTCGATTAGAAGAAATGCACCGTTTTTCCAACGGGGCGACCTCGCTAGGCGGTTCGCTGCGCTGGAACGTACTCAACCTGTGGTCGGACATCAAGCGTGGACTTGCAGTGGCGGCGGAGCGCTACGGCGACGGCATTGCGTCCGTCGGGGTCGATACCTGGGGCGTCGATTACGTCCTGCTTTCCAAGACCAACGAGATACTTGGTCAGCCCTTTCATTATCGCGATGACCGCAACATTGGCATGATGGAGTATGCGTTTTCAAAAGTCTCCCGTGAAGATATTTTCGCCGCAACTGGCGTTCAATTTATTGTTTTCAATACTCTCTACCAACTCATCGCAACCCAAAAACAACATCCAGAATTACTTGACGCTGCTGACGCGCTGTTGATGATGCCCGACTTTTTTCATTGGTGCCTGAGCGGCGAGCGCAGCAGCGAGTTTACCGAAGCGACTACCTCGCAATGTCTTGACGCCGCGACGGGAGATTGGTCCTTTGATTTGCTGAACAAATTCGACATCCCGACAAACATATTTCAACCAGCGGTTTCGCCTGGGACCAAAATTGGCGCCTTGCGCGATGACCTCGCCGCTGAAACTGGACTCAAGCGCATCGACGTCGTAGCGCCCGCGTCACACGACACTGGCTCCGCCGTCGCAGCGGTTCCGACGCGAAACACGGGCAAGCCCAACTGGGCGTATATCAGTTCGGGCACATGGTCGCTTGTGGGGGTTGAAGTGAAACCCGCGATTCTTTCGCCGGACGTATTAAAAGAAAACTTCACCAATGAAGGCGGCGTTGACGGCACTTATCGCTTACTGAAAAACATTATGGGCCTCTGGTTGGTACAGCAATGCAAACGTGCATTTGAACGGCGCGGCGAAAATTACGATTACGCGCAACTCGCCCAAATGGCAAGCAAAGCGCCCGCATTCCGTTCCATCGTTAATCCTGACGATCCGCGTTTTCTCAATCCAAGCGATATGACCGAAGCGATTCAAACCGTGTGTAAAGAATCCGGGCAGCCGGAACCGGAGACGCCCGGTCAATTTGTTCGATGCGCACTCGAAAGTTTGGCGCTCAAATACGACGTCGTTATTCAAACCGCTGAGCGATTGACCGGACAAAGCGTTGAGGTCATCCACATCGTCGGCGGCGGCTGTCAAAACCAATTGCTCAACCAACTCACGGCGAACGCCTGTGGAAAACCCGTTGTCACCGGCCCGATTGAAGCAACCGTACTCGGTAACCTGCTGGTGCAAGCGCGCGCGTCGGGCGATCTTGGCTCACTGCAAGACATTCGCGACGTAGTGCGGGCGTCGAGCGAAATGGTTGATTATGAACCTACGCAGAGCGAAGCCTGGACGCACGCCAAAGAGCGCTTTCAAGCATTACTCAGTAACGCATAA
- a CDS encoding prolyl oligopeptidase family serine peptidase yields MHRFGISLITLLLLTVSFSHAQTPGEQVEMKTGLHYNYLLHLPASYDENNPPPFILFLHGAGERGSNLSSVAVHGPPKLTTNVRYLERRFEWSEFPFVVVSPQCPTGEWWQNEHLIELMNEVMQTVNVDQSRMYMTGLSMGGFGTWSFASEYPNFFAAIVPICGSGDAPGWSGLRTYTQLDIPKAKIEQLVGIPVWAFHGESDTVVPINEQRQTIEAFQAAGGDAQFTTYPGVGHDSWTTTYNNKDVYDWLLSHQKKQASVNTAEKNR; encoded by the coding sequence ATGCACCGTTTTGGAATCTCACTCATTACTCTTTTACTGCTAACGGTTTCATTTTCACACGCCCAGACGCCCGGCGAACAAGTCGAGATGAAAACCGGGCTGCACTACAACTATTTGCTCCATCTGCCCGCCAGCTATGACGAAAACAATCCGCCGCCGTTTATTTTGTTTCTTCACGGCGCGGGCGAACGCGGCAGCAATTTAAGCTCAGTCGCCGTACATGGCCCGCCCAAACTCACCACCAACGTCCGCTATCTGGAACGGCGGTTCGAGTGGAGCGAGTTTCCCTTCGTGGTGGTTTCGCCGCAATGCCCGACAGGCGAGTGGTGGCAGAATGAACACCTGATCGAGTTGATGAATGAAGTCATGCAAACCGTCAACGTCGATCAAAGCCGCATGTATATGACCGGGCTTTCGATGGGGGGATTTGGAACTTGGAGTTTCGCCAGCGAATATCCAAACTTCTTTGCGGCGATTGTCCCCATCTGCGGCAGCGGCGACGCGCCGGGCTGGAGCGGTCTGCGTACGTATACGCAGTTGGATATCCCCAAAGCAAAAATCGAACAACTGGTCGGCATCCCGGTGTGGGCGTTTCACGGCGAGAGCGATACCGTCGTCCCCATTAACGAACAACGCCAGACCATCGAAGCATTTCAAGCCGCAGGCGGCGACGCGCAATTTACGACATACCCCGGCGTTGGCCATGATTCATGGACAACCACTTATAACAATAAAGATGTCTATGACTGGTTACTGTCGCATCAAAAGAAACAGGCGTCAGTGAACACCGCTGAAAAAAACCGTTAG
- a CDS encoding sodium:solute symporter family protein produces the protein MDLQLHPVDIGIIILYIALTIGLGFWISHRASKNLESYFLGGKTMPWYVLGISNASGMFDITGTMWLVSICFVYGLKSAWLPWLWPIFNQVFLMVFMSAWLRRSNVLTGAEWITTRFGKGTGANLAHISVVIFALVSVIGFLAYAFEGIGKFASIFLPWDLPPEAYAVIILGITTLYVVKGGMFSVVVTEVLQFFIMTFASIAVGIIAMMRVSPEMLDAVLPAGWKNVFFGWKMDMDWSQTLGSVNTVIHEDGYELFTIFFMMMVFKGVLVSLAGPAPNYDMQRVLATRSPREASMMSGFVSLVLFFPRYMMIAGLTVLALGYFIPEMAQMEKLDTELILPYTIKNFIPVGLMGILIAGLLSAFMSTFAATVNAAPAYLVNDIYKRYINPNAEQKVYIRMSYISSVAVVVVGIGFGFIIGSIDDITKWIVNALFGGYAAANILKWYWWRFNGFGYFFGMITGIAASLVSPIIMSAYFPGVSDLYAFPALLLVSGVGCILGSLLTPAEDDEILKSFYKRIRPWGFWEPIYAKVKQDDPDFKKNTDFWRDMFNILVGMIWQISMVVMPIYLVIREWQSFGVALAAFVVTTTILKLNWYDKLEDDTPEPAQV, from the coding sequence ATGGACCTACAACTACACCCGGTTGATATTGGCATCATCATTTTATACATTGCGTTGACCATTGGTTTAGGATTTTGGATCTCCCATCGCGCCTCGAAGAACCTCGAATCGTACTTTCTCGGCGGCAAGACCATGCCCTGGTATGTGCTGGGCATTTCAAACGCGTCCGGCATGTTTGACATCACCGGCACCATGTGGCTGGTTTCGATTTGTTTTGTTTACGGCCTCAAGAGCGCATGGCTGCCCTGGCTGTGGCCCATCTTCAATCAAGTTTTCCTCATGGTGTTTATGAGCGCCTGGCTGCGCCGCTCGAACGTGTTGACTGGCGCCGAGTGGATCACAACCCGTTTCGGAAAAGGGACGGGCGCGAACCTGGCGCACATCAGCGTGGTCATTTTCGCTCTGGTCAGCGTGATCGGCTTTTTGGCGTACGCATTCGAAGGCATCGGCAAATTCGCTTCGATCTTTCTTCCCTGGGACCTGCCGCCGGAAGCCTACGCCGTCATCATTCTCGGCATAACCACGCTGTACGTCGTCAAAGGCGGAATGTTCAGCGTGGTGGTAACGGAAGTGTTGCAATTTTTCATCATGACGTTCGCATCAATTGCTGTGGGCATCATCGCTATGATGAGGGTCTCGCCCGAAATGCTTGATGCGGTGTTGCCTGCAGGTTGGAAGAACGTCTTCTTCGGCTGGAAGATGGATATGGATTGGAGCCAGACGCTCGGCTCCGTCAACACGGTGATACACGAAGATGGATACGAACTCTTCACCATTTTCTTTATGATGATGGTGTTTAAAGGCGTGTTGGTCAGCCTCGCCGGCCCGGCGCCAAACTACGACATGCAGCGCGTACTCGCCACCCGCAGTCCGCGCGAAGCCAGTATGATGAGCGGCTTCGTCAGTTTGGTGCTGTTCTTCCCGCGCTATATGATGATTGCTGGTTTGACAGTACTCGCGCTGGGTTATTTCATTCCCGAAATGGCGCAAATGGAAAAACTCGACACGGAATTAATTCTTCCCTACACCATCAAAAACTTCATCCCGGTTGGACTGATGGGCATTCTGATTGCAGGCTTGCTCTCCGCCTTCATGTCAACTTTCGCCGCGACGGTAAATGCCGCTCCCGCGTATCTGGTGAATGACATTTATAAGCGCTACATCAATCCAAACGCCGAACAAAAAGTCTATATACGGATGAGTTATATCTCGTCTGTCGCCGTCGTCGTGGTCGGCATCGGCTTCGGCTTCATCATCGGTTCGATTGACGACATCACCAAATGGATAGTCAACGCGCTGTTCGGCGGCTACGCGGCGGCGAACATTCTCAAATGGTATTGGTGGCGCTTTAACGGCTTCGGCTATTTCTTTGGCATGATTACAGGCATCGCGGCTTCGCTGGTTTCGCCCATTATTATGAGCGCCTACTTCCCCGGCGTCAGCGATCTGTATGCGTTTCCGGCGTTGCTGTTGGTATCAGGCGTTGGCTGCATTCTCGGCAGTTTATTAACGCCTGCTGAAGACGACGAAATTCTCAAATCATTTTACAAGCGGATTCGTCCCTGGGGCTTTTGGGAACCCATCTATGCCAAGGTCAAACAAGACGATCCCGACTTCAAAAAGAACACCGATTTCTGGCGCGACATGTTCAATATTCTCGTAGGCATGATCTGGCAAATTTCAATGGTGGTGATGCCGATTTATCTGGTCATTCGCGAATGGCAAAGTTTCGGGGTTGCTCTGGCAGCGTTTGTTGTTACGACCACGATCTTGAAATTGAACTGGTATGACAAGTTGGAAGATGATACGCCCGAACCAGCGCAAGTATAA